CGGCGAGGACAGCATCGAGGACTACGCGGTCCGCGCCTTCGAACAGTGGAAGCTGGGCCGCAAGGGCGTGGACGACGGCGTGCTGCTGGTGGTCGCCAAGAACGACCGCACGCTGCGCATCGAAGTCGGCTACGGCCTGGAAGGCACCATCACCGACGTGCAGGCCGGGCGCATCATCCGCGACACCATAGTCCCGCACTTCAAGACCGGCGACTTCGCCGGCGGCATCCAGGCCGGCGTGGACAGCCTGGTCGCGCTGATTGAACCGCCAGCGGCGGCCCCTGCCGAACCCGATGAGAGCGCAGCGGACCAGTTGCCGCAGACGGGCCCGGTGACGGGCTACAGCGACGCCTACTCCAACCGTAACGCCAGCGCCGCCGGGGAAATCCCGCCCGCGCGCCTGCTCGGCCTGCTCGCCCTGCTGATCGGTGTGCCGCTGCTCTGCCTGCTGTTCCCGGTGCAGTGGCTGCGCCAGCGCAGCATGGGCCGCTACCTGCTGTGCAGCGCGCTGGTCGGCGGCGTCGCCTCGGCGGTACTGCTGTTCAGCGAAGCCAACCCCGAAGCCCTGCAGCAACAGATGATCGGTTCCTTCTCGATTCCGCTGGTGCTGTACATCTTCTTCCTGCCGCCGATGTGGCTGACCTCGGGCGTACTGCAACTGCTGCTGATGATCATCAGCTCGATCGGCCGTGGCGGCGGTGGGCGTGGGGGCGGCGGAGGCGGTGGCTTCCGTGGCGGCGGTGGCTCCAGCGGCGGCGGCGGTGCCTCCGGCCGCTGGTAAGCCCATGCACGCTTGAGAATTACAGGGCGGCGACGCCCTGTTCTTCCTCGCGGATCGAACGCAGCACCTGGCGCTGCAGGTCGATGAACTCGGCGCTGGCGGCCATGTCCTCGTGGCGCGGACGACCGAGCTTCACGTCGAAGGTGGTCTTGATCCGCCCAGGGCCCAGGCCCATCACCACGATGCGGTCGGACAGATAAACCGCCTCTTCCACGTCATGGGTGACGAACATCACCGTCAGCCGGTGGGTTTCCCAGATGCGCGTGAGCAACTCCTGCATCTGGTGGCGGGTCATCGCATCCAACGCACCGAAGGGCTCGTCCATCAGCAGGATCTTCGGCCGGTAGGACAGCGCACGGGCAATCGCCACGCGCTGCTTCATGCCGCCGGACAACTCGTTCGGATAGGCCTCGGCGAACTTCGTCAGCTTCACCAGCGCCAGGTGCTCGTCGGCGATCTCGCGGCACTGCGCGCGGGACAGGCCGGCCGCCTTCAGGGCGAACTCGACGTTCTGCCGCGCGGTGAGCCACGGCAGCAGGGTGTAGGACTGGAACACCACGCCACGGTCCAGGCCGGGGCCTGCGATCGGCACGCCGTCCACCTTCACGCTGCCGCTGTCGAACTCCTCCAGGCCGGCGGCGATGGACAGCAGCGTGCTCTTGCCGCAGCCCGAGGTGCCGACGATGGAGACGAACTCGTTGTCCGCCAGGGTCAGGTCGATCGTGCGCAGCACCTCGCGGCGCTCCTTGCCGACCGCGAAGCTCTTGTTCAGGCCGGAGATTTCCAGGGTCGCCATCAGCTGCGCCTCCGGTTGTAGCGGAACAGGACCTTCTCGCCGGCGCGCATGGCCTGGTCGGTGACCAGCCCGAGGAAGCCCAGCAGAAGGATGTAGCCGATGATGGTGTCGGTCTGGAAGAAGCGCTGGGACACGGTGATGCGGTAGCCCAGGCCGGAGGTGGCGGCCACCAGTTCGGCCAGCACCAGCCAGGTCCAGGCCCAGCCGAGGCTGATCCGCAGGGCGTCCCAGATACCCGGCAGCGCGCTGGGCAGGACGATCCTCAGGAGGATGCGGCGGTCCGGCATGCCGAGGGTGCGGCCGAGGCCGACGAAATCCGCCGGCACCCGCTTGATGGCGTCCATCACCATCAGCACCTGCTGGAAGAAGGTGCCGATCCAGATGATGAGGAATTTCTGGAAGTCACTGGTACCGGCCCAGAGGATGGTCAGCGGGACGAAGGCGACCACCGGCATGTAGCGCACGAAGTCCACCAGCGGCTCGGTGGCGGCCTTCCAGAAGCCGTAGCAGCCGGCGAACACGCCGATCACGATGGACATCGCCGAGGACACCAGGAAGGCCACGGCGATGCGGTACACGCTGACCTTCAGGTCCGACCACAGGGTGCCGTCGGCGGCCAGCTTGAGCATGCGCGCCCAGACGTCGCCGGGCGCCGGCAGGAAGATCTTCGGCACCGCGCCGCTGGCGCCGGCCAGCCACCAGAGCAGCGCCAGCAGGACGAACACGGCGCCGCCGATGAGCAGGAAGTGGCGCTGCGCGATCGGCTTGCCGATGGTGAACAGCGGGTTGGATTTGCGGGCTTTCATGTCGGGCTCGTCGAACGGAGAAAGACGCGCGCCGGCTCAGGGCCGGCGCGCAGGGTGTTTCAGAGGATCAGAGCGCCTCGACGAAGCGCGCGTCGATGGCCTGCGCCGGGGTGACCGGCTGCTGGAGGATGCCGGCTTCGCTGGCGGCCTTCTGGATGTGCTCGAAGGAACCCTTCTGGAAGGCGCCCTTCAGCTCGGCCTGGTTTTCCTTCACCGAGTAGAAGTGCACGCCGTCGAAGGCACTGGTCAGCTCGGACTCGTCGGCGCCCACGCCCTTGGCGATGGCGGCGCGGCCTTCGGCGCCCTTCTCGTTGTAGTGCGCAAGACCGGCTTCCCAGCTCTTGATCAGCGCCAGCACCTGGCCGGGACGCTCCTTCAGGACCTCATCGCGCACCACGAACACGTCGCTGATGATGCCCGGATCATCCGAGCCCTTGTACAGCAGGTTGACCTTGGGGTTCTGCTGCTTGGCGGCGGACAGGTAAGGCTCGTAGGTCACGGCGGCCGGGACTTGCCCTGCAATCAACGCGCTGCCGGCGTTGGCGGCGGGCATCGGCACCGGCTGCACGTCGGCGATGGTCAGGCCGGCCTTGCGCAGGGCGCTGTGCAGGAGGATGTCGCTGGTGGTGCCT
This Pseudomonas sp. ATCC 13867 DNA region includes the following protein-coding sequences:
- a CDS encoding TPM domain-containing protein, with product MTLPRWLLAALLLCWATVLQAAPVAIPPLSARVTDLTQTLDAGQRAQLESQLAGLEQRKGAQIAVLLIPSTGEDSIEDYAVRAFEQWKLGRKGVDDGVLLVVAKNDRTLRIEVGYGLEGTITDVQAGRIIRDTIVPHFKTGDFAGGIQAGVDSLVALIEPPAAAPAEPDESAADQLPQTGPVTGYSDAYSNRNASAAGEIPPARLLGLLALLIGVPLLCLLFPVQWLRQRSMGRYLLCSALVGGVASAVLLFSEANPEALQQQMIGSFSIPLVLYIFFLPPMWLTSGVLQLLLMIISSIGRGGGGRGGGGGGGFRGGGGSSGGGGASGRW
- a CDS encoding ABC transporter ATP-binding protein, with amino-acid sequence MATLEISGLNKSFAVGKERREVLRTIDLTLADNEFVSIVGTSGCGKSTLLSIAAGLEEFDSGSVKVDGVPIAGPGLDRGVVFQSYTLLPWLTARQNVEFALKAAGLSRAQCREIADEHLALVKLTKFAEAYPNELSGGMKQRVAIARALSYRPKILLMDEPFGALDAMTRHQMQELLTRIWETHRLTVMFVTHDVEEAVYLSDRIVVMGLGPGRIKTTFDVKLGRPRHEDMAASAEFIDLQRQVLRSIREEEQGVAAL
- a CDS encoding ABC transporter permease codes for the protein MKARKSNPLFTIGKPIAQRHFLLIGGAVFVLLALLWWLAGASGAVPKIFLPAPGDVWARMLKLAADGTLWSDLKVSVYRIAVAFLVSSAMSIVIGVFAGCYGFWKAATEPLVDFVRYMPVVAFVPLTILWAGTSDFQKFLIIWIGTFFQQVLMVMDAIKRVPADFVGLGRTLGMPDRRILLRIVLPSALPGIWDALRISLGWAWTWLVLAELVAATSGLGYRITVSQRFFQTDTIIGYILLLGFLGLVTDQAMRAGEKVLFRYNRRRS
- a CDS encoding ABC transporter substrate-binding protein; this translates as MHTTFASALRHLAVATCASLLLAGAAHAAPIKADTKPEAGTFKMGMQPWLGYGQWYVAEQTGAFKANGLEQVELVNFTEDKDMNAALASGQIDGGNLATHTAMAMVAAGLPVKIVLLLDQSTSADALIVDPSIKTLADLKGKQVAYEEGTTSDILLHSALRKAGLTIADVQPVPMPAANAGSALIAGQVPAAVTYEPYLSAAKQQNPKVNLLYKGSDDPGIISDVFVVRDEVLKERPGQVLALIKSWEAGLAHYNEKGAEGRAAIAKGVGADESELTSAFDGVHFYSVKENQAELKGAFQKGSFEHIQKAASEAGILQQPVTPAQAIDARFVEAL